Part of the Candidatus Thiothrix putei genome, AGACTTGCTCACAGCTCTGAAACTGCGGCAAATTGCGGATCGTCCACAGCACAATGGTGTCTTCTAATTGTCGGCCTAACGCACGACAACTGATGCAGAGCTCCTCAATAATCAGCAGATCGCCATGACGCTCTGCAACAACAACTGCAATGATACCACTATCTGACAAGCGGTCTTTCAATTGTACGCAAGCCACACAAGAATTTTCATTTTGGTGACGCTCAGTCAGTTCCGACAAGCTAAAACGCCGCATCGCCAAATTGAACTGATTAGTTTTCTTACATAAATCAGCCAAACGCGACAAATGTTCTTGCGGTGAATGGTTGAAGACCAAGGTCACTTGCAAATTACGCAGGTATTCTTCGTGATCCGTCACTTCCGTCATCAATGACTCACGTAACGCATTCGCTTTCATATCCTGATTACGCTTCACATCATCAGCCGTTACTTTCCAACGCCAAAGAGCGGGATAGAATTCGACCGCACGGCGCGTTAACTCTGCATTTTCGTGAGCGTGAATGGCATGAACCTGGGGCAGTTGACTGGTGACCGCCGCCAATTCCCCAATATTGTCATCCACGAACAGTACTGCATCCGGCGCAATCCGTAAGGCTTGAGCCACGCGTGCAATGGCACTGGCTTTATCGCCCCACGATATTTCTGTTGCCGCAAAATCATCCCATTTCAAGGGAAAATCCTCACGTTGTGCAAACAAGTCTTCCACATCCACACGCTCATTGCGTGACACCAATGCGAGGAAGATACCTTTTTGCTGCAACGCTTTAACGGATTCCTGCAACGCTTTGTGTTGCGGGGTCAACTCCACCCCTTGGATCCCATCTTCGCCCAAAATACCTTTATGCAAAGTATTATCCAAATCCAAAGCCAAGGCTTTGATGGGGGGCGACAATGCCGCAGGAAGCCAATGGCAAGCCAATTTACGCGCTAATAGGGGTTGAGCAGCATTGCTGACAGGGGAACCCGTTGCCACCGCAATACGCATATCCAGCAAGTCCACTCCTGCTGCTGCGCACACACTACCAATATCAGCAAAGTAAATATCTGGCAAGGTATCTACCAGTGCCTGCATTTGTTGGTGCTGTTCATCACTTTGCAGCCAAGTTGCCACAATGATCGGTGCAGTAGTCGCAGCGCGTAACACCCCCAATCGGGTCAACAGCCACTCACGCCACGAAGTAAAATCGGTGTTAGCTAAATAACGGCTACTATCCAGCCACAACAACTCAATATCCGCCTGCTCACGCCCTGCGAACATCAAAGAATCATCGTAATCCCCAAAATTAAACGTCACTTGCCAGCGCCCAAACGCAAAATAAGGTTGCGCCAAACTCGCAATAGACTCTAAGGCATGATTACGCCAAACGTTAACCCTCACCGCACGCTGCTGGTCTTCCCCAAAGTTCAGTTGCTGTAAAGATAACCGGGTAGGTCGCGCAGTAAATAGGGTTGGTTGCCCTTCCATGCGCTTGATAGTTGAAGACATCTCAGGAAACATTACATCCCGCTCCAGACAAATTTCATAAAGCATTGACACTTTTTAGCATGTAGACCCCGTTACCTTACCTGATTGTCAGGATGTAGCAACAGGATGACCCGATCAACTGTCATAAGGAGCTTTATTGACAAATGATTTATTTATTATAATTACCGGTATGCGCTTCAGCAACCGGCAGAGGTATATATAGAAGCCTATACTTATATTTGCAACCAAAATGTCACCGGCCCATCATTCGTTAATGAAACCTGCATGTCCGCAGCAAATACGCCCGTTTGTACATGGTCAGCTAATTGTTGCCGTGCTTTATCCGCAAAATAAGCGAATAATACCGCTCCCTGATCGGGCGGAGCTGCAGGTGTAAAACTGGGTCGCATTCCCTTGCGGGTATCGGCGGGGAGTGTAAATTGCGGCACAATCAGCAATTCTCCACCGATCTCACGCAATGACAGATTCATTTTTCCCAGCGCATCGGGAAAAATGCGATAACCTAACACCCGCTCCAATAAACGTTCTGCTTGAGTGGGTGTATCGGCTTTTTCCACACCCAGCAACAACATAATACCGCGCCCAATCTGCCCAACCGTCACACCATCAACAGCCACTTGTGCACCAGAAACCCGCTGAATTAACCCAATCATGCCAAGTAATCCACCAACGCATCGGTTGCTTGCACCAACGCCTGCTGAATAAGGGCTTCACTTGCCGCATGACCACTTTCAGGGATGACATGAAAATCAGCATTCAACCATGCCCGGTGCAAGGCAAGGGCTTGTTCTAACGGGCAAATCATATCATAACGACCGTGAATAATACTGCCCGGCAAATGCGCAATACGGTGCGCGTTATTCAAAAGCTGATTAGGTTCAAGAAAGCCATTATTGATGAAATAATGCGCTTCAATACGTGCCACACTCATCGCCGTGTAAGGATCGGTAAAATGCGATAAAACCGTTTCTTTCTGCTGCAAATTCGCGCAACGCGCCTCCCACGTTGACCATGCTTTCGCCGCCTGCATCCGGGCAATCTCGTTTCCTCCGGTGAGACGCCGGTAATACGCCGCCACCATATCACTGCGCTCAGCTTCCGGGATCGGAGCCAGATAGTCTTGCCAATAATCGGGATAAATGCGCTCAATGCCCTGCCCCAACTGGTAAAACCAGTCAATATCCTGCTTACGGCACAGAAAAATACCGCGCAAAATCATCCCCTGCACGCTAGCAGGGTAAGACTCTGCATAAGCTAAAGCTAAGGTCGATCCCCACGACCCCCCAAACAAAACCCATTGGTCAATCCCCAACTGTTCGCGAATCAATTCCATGTCCGCCACCAGATCCCACGTCGTATTGCGCTCCAGCGACGCATGGGGCTTAGAACGCCCACAACCACGCTGATCAAACAAAATAATGCGATAACGATTAGGATCAAAAAACTGCCGATGCCAGGATTCACAACCAGAACCAGGGCCACCGTGTAAGAACACCACCGGTAAGCCATCCGCTACACCGCATTCTTCCACATAGATTTCATGCACATCATCCACTTTCAAGTAAAAATGATGGTTCTCACGGATGGGGGGATACAGTGCACTCACGCATTATTCTCCTTCGTTTACCAATAACTGGCGGCATTCTTCAAAACGGGCACGGTCAGCCTCGTTGGGTTGCGGGTAATCCATTTGCAATGCCTCCAAGGTCTTGACAATGATCTCAGCAACGGTAACACGCATGAAATCCTTATTATCAGCGGGAATAGCATACCACGGCGCATGTTGGCGAGATGTCTCCCGCAATGCCTGTTCATAGGCTTGCATATATGCTGCCCAATATTGGCGTTCTCTTACATCCCCCGGAGAAAACTTCCAGTTTTTATCGGCTTTATCGAGCCTTTTCAGGAAGCGTTTTTTCTGCTCACCCCGTGAAATATTCAACCAAAATTTAAGGATCACCGTGCCATTACGCGCCAGATGTCTTTCATGGTCACGAATAGATTCTAACCGATCTTGCCAAAGGGTATCACGGTTTACCTCGGCTGGCAGGTTTTGCCCCTCTAAATATTCGGGGTGAACTCTGACTACCAGCACTTCCTCGTAATAGCTGCGGTTGAAAATGCCGATTCGCCCACGCTCTGGCAAACATTTGCTGGTACGCCACAAGAAATCATGATCCAACTCTTCCGCCGACGGCTGTTTGAAAGAAAACACCTGACAACCTGCCGGATTCACCCCACGCGTCACCGCACGAATCGTCCCATCCTTACCCGCTGCGTCCATCGCCTGAAAAATCAATAACAATGAATGTTTATCATGAGCATAAAATCGTTGTTGTAGCTCATCCATACGCTCCACCAACTTTTGCAGGCGTTCTTCTAAAATCTTATCATCCGGCACATCCTTAGGCGGGCGAGTTGGTGCTGTGGATAAGTCAAATCGACCATCAAACGACACCTGATAATCCATGGGAAATTGGAACATATGGATTTTCTCCTACTGCATTATTAGGAATAGTATAGCCAATAACTGACTCTCGACTGGATTAGCAACATGACCGACATCAAACTCCACTGGGCTAGACTGGAAAACCTATCCGCCCCCCAGTTCCACGCCATTACCCTCGCCCGCCAAACCGTATTCATCGCCGAGCAACACATCTGCTGCCCCGATTCTGATGAACATGACCCCCACTGCTGGCATCTGACCGCCTTGCATGACGGCAAAGTCGCCGCCTACCTGCGCGTCGTCGACCCCGGCGAAAAATACCCCGAACCCTCCATCGGCAGGGTACTCACCACCCAAGCCTATCGCCGCACCGGTCTTGGCAAGCGCATCATGCAAGTCGCCATCGCCAACATCGCTGAACGCTATCCCGGTCAAGCCATCCGCATCAGCGCCCAAGCCTACCTCCAGCCGTTTTACGCCAACCTCGGCTTCACCACCGTTAGTGAGGAATACCTCGAAGAAGGCGTCCCCCACCTCGAAATGCTACGTTTTTCCGACACATAACACTACAAACTGCCATTGATTTGACGCAACTAATTCCTAGTCCTACCATCAGATATAACAAGTCAAAAATAAAACTGTACCGAAGGAGGATCAAGCATGAAAAGCGTTGTCATCGCCGGGTACGCCCGCACCCCGTTCACTCTTGGTTTCAAGGGCGCATTTGCAAAAGTCCGCCCTGACGACCTTGCCACTGCCGCCGTTACCGGCTTACTGGCAAAAACCGGCGTCGATGGTGCTGAAATCGAAGACCTGATCCTCGGCTGCGCCTTCCCTGAAGGTGAGCAAGGTTTCAACATGGCACGACTGGTGGTGCTGATGGCAGGCTTACCGCAAGCCGTCGGCGGCGTCACCGTCAACCGCTTCTGCGGCTCCTCCATGCAGGCCATCCATCAGGCGGCGGGCGCAATCCAAATGAATGCCGGAAACGCCTTCATCTGCGCTGGGGTGGAATCCATGACCCGCATCCCCATGACAGGTTTCAACCCCTCGCCTAATCCGCACCTGTATGAAAAACTGCCCGCTGCCTACATCAGCATGGGGCAAACTGCCGAAAATGTAGCGAAACAATACGCCATTCCGCGTGCGGAACAGGAAGCCTTCGCTGTTGCCAGCCAGCAAAAAGCCGCAGCAGCCCAACGTGACGGCAAACTGGCGGATGAAATCATCATGGTCGGTGCCGTCAAACAGGATGGCTGCCTGCGCCCCGACACCACCACCGCAATACTGGCAGGGCTGAAACCTGCTTTCGACGCCAACGGCACGGTTACGGCAGGCACAGCTTCCCCGCTCACTGATGGCGCATCCGCCACCCTGGTATGCAGCGAGGAATTCGCCACCGCGCACGGCTTGCCGATCCTCGCCCGCATCCGCAGTATCGCCATTTCCGGCTGCGCCCCCGAAACCATGGGGCTGGGGCCGATCGTTTCCAGCCAGAAAGCTTTACAACGCGCCCGGCTGAGTGTCGCCGACCTCGACATCATCGAACTCAATGAAGCGTTTGCCTCCCAATCCATCGCCTGCATCCGTGATCTCGGGCTGGATGAAAGCAAGGTTAACCTCGACGGCGGAGCCATTGCCCTCGGCCATCCACTCGGTGCCACTGGCGCACGTATCACCGGCAAAGCCGCATCCCTGCTCAAGCGCGAAGGCAAGCAATTTGCCCTTGCTACCCAGTGCATCGGCGGCGGGCAAGGTATCGCAACCATACTGGAGGCCGTGTGATGGACATCCGTAAAGTTGCCGTAATCGGCGCAGGCGTGATGGGCGCAGGCATTGCCGCCCACATCGCCAACGCCGGAACCCCCGTGATGCTGCTCGACATCGTGCCGGAAGGTGCGACCGACCGCAGCCAAATTGCCAAAACCGCCCTCGACAAGCTACTCAAGGCCGACCCGGCACCGTTCATGCACAAGAAGAACGCCCACCTCGTCACCCCCGGTAATATCGAAGACGATCTGCCGCAACTCGCCGAATGCGACTGGATCATCGAAGCCATCGTCGAACGCCTCGCCATCAAGCAAGACCTGTACCGCAAGCTGGCAACGGTGCGCAAAGCGGACGCGATCATTTCCTCCAACACCTCTTCGATCCCGCTACACGAACTGGTGGCAGGCTTGCCGGAAGACTTCGCCGCGCACTTCATGATCACCCATTTCTTCAACCCGCCGCGCTACATGCGCCTGCTGGAAATCGTCACCAGCCCGCAAACCGATCAGGACGCTGCCCGCAAAATCCGTGAATACGCCGACCTGAAGCTGGGCAAGGGTGTGGTCGATTGCAAGGATACCCCCGGATTCATCGCCAACCGTATCGGTATTTTCTGGATACAGACCGCGATTCAGGAAGCCATCGACATGGGGCTGACGGTGGAAGAAGCCGATGCCGTCGTTGGCAGGCCGATGGGTATTCCCAAAACCGGCGTGTTCGGCCTTTCCGATCTGGTGGGCATCGACCTGATGCCGCACCTGATGCGCAGCATGAACCGCAGCCTGCCAGCGGGTGACGCCTTGCTGGAAAAGGCCACGATTCCGCCACTGATCCAGAAAATGATCGACGAAGGCTATACCGGGCGCAAAGGCAAGGGTGGTTTCTACCGCTTCAATACCGCAGGTGGTGGCAAGGTGAAAGCATCCATCGACCTGCAAACGGGCGAATACAGCCCCACCCAACCCGCCAAACTGGCAAGTGTGAAGGCGGCGAAAGAGGGTGGTTTACAGGCTTTGGTTTCGCACTCCGACAAGGGTGGTCAATATGCCTGGCGGGTGCTGTCGCAAACCTTGCGCTATGCCGCCGCGCTGGTGCCGGAAATTGCCGACGATATTTGCGCCGTCAACACCGCGATGAAGTTGGGGTATAACTGGAAATTTGGGCCGTTTGAGCTGATCGACCAATTGGGGGCGGAGGATTTTGCCAAGCGGTTGGCGGCTGACGCCGTTCCCCCCATCCCCAGCCCTTCCCCCGCAAGGGGGGAAGGGAGCGAAGAGGTTCGTGGAGATAGCGTCTTGTCCCCTCCACCCCTTGCGGGGGGAGGGTTAGGGAGGGGGGGGATTCCCCCTCTGCTGGAAAAAGCACGTGCCCACGGTTTCTACCGGCACGACGCAGGCGAAACCCTCTACCTCCAACCCGACGGCTCGTACATCCCATTACAACGCCCCCCCGGCGTCCTGTTGCTCGCCGACCTCAAACGCCACGCCGAACCGCTGCTGGAAAACGACGCTGCCAGCCTGTGGGACATCGGCGATGGCGTCGCCTGCCTCGAATTCCACAGCAAAATGAATTCCCTCGACCCGCTGATTCTGGAAATGATTGAGGAAAGCGTCGAGTTCATCCCGCAAAACCACCAGGCGCTGGTCATTTACAACGAAGGCAGCAATTTCTCCGCTGGTGCCAACCTCGGCTTGTTGATGTTCGCCGCCAAACTCGGCGGCTGGGATGAAGTCGACAAAATGGTCAGTGGTGGCCAGCAAGCCTACAAAAAGCTCAAATATGCCCCCTTCCCGGTAGTGGGCGCACCCTTTGGATTGGCGCTGGGCGGTGGCTGCGAAATCCTGCTGCACTGCGATGCCCTGCAAGCCCACGCTGAAACCTACGTCGGACTGGTCGAAACCGGCGTCGGCCTGATCCCCGGCTGGGGCGGCTGCAAGGAAATGCTGCATCGCTGGAGCAATAACCCCAGAATGCCGCGTGGCCCATTACCACCCGTGCTGAAATGCTTTGAAATCATCAGCGTCGCCACCGTCGCCAAATCCGCATTTGAAGCCAAAGACTACCTGTTCCTGCGCCCCACCGACGGCATCACCATGAACCGTGACCGCCTGCTGGCTGATGCCAAAGCACGGGCGCTCTCCATGATTGAAGGCTACCAACCGCCCGTTCCGCCCATTTTCCACCTGCCCGGCGCGACCGCGAAAGTGGCAATGGAAATGGCTGTCAACGACTTTCTCGCACAGGGCAAAACCACGCCTTACGACGCCGTAATTGCTGAGGCACTGGCAACCGTCCTCAGCGGCGGCGACACCGACATGACCGAAACCCTGAGCGAAGACGACCTGCTGGCGCTGGAATATGCGCAATTCACCCAACTGGTACGTAAACCGGAAACACTGGCGCGGGTCAGTCACATGCTCGAAACCGGCAAACCGTTGAGAAATTAACAACGCCCATACTCGTCTCAGCAAAAGTTTATGGAGAAGTAGATAATTAGTTACACAACAACAAAATTTGCCGAAGCAAGAATTTGACAATGTGCCCATTCACACAAGACCAAGCCAAGAATAAATAAAGATTATTAGTTAATATATCATTAGTTATGCAAATATAATATCATTATACAGAGGACTTGCTTTTAATGATATGTATTTATTATGAGTATTAATAATTTATTTATGGTTTGTGTGGCGTGTCTGATATTTCCACACTCAACCAACGCTAATAATTTCGACATACACGGTCGTGACATCGTATACATAGATGGCTATTGGCGTTTCCAATCTGGTTGGGTTGGGCATTTAGGAGTTGAGTATTCCAATCTGGTTTATCATATCCTCCCGGAAAACAGTGCCGGTTGTGATGGCACTGTTACCAAATTAGGTCAAAAAAGCTGTTTGCATCTTACGTCCTTGCCCGCTTTTAAGGAACCTATTCCAAACTTTAAGGGTTACTGGGGAGTCAGGTATGATTATCCCCCCTCACCAATGGGGGTTTTATTGTTTTTAGATTTAGCAAAAAAAGTAGGAGTTGATTATACCCCGCTACCTGCTGCCTCTGAAGCCCCCAGTATTACCTATAATGCGCGGACGAAAAAATATAGCTACAACCGTGGACGATACCGAAGTGATACGTTTGCG contains:
- a CDS encoding GNAT family N-acetyltransferase is translated as MTDIKLHWARLENLSAPQFHAITLARQTVFIAEQHICCPDSDEHDPHCWHLTALHDGKVAAYLRVVDPGEKYPEPSIGRVLTTQAYRRTGLGKRIMQVAIANIAERYPGQAIRISAQAYLQPFYANLGFTTVSEEYLEEGVPHLEMLRFSDT
- the pip gene encoding prolyl aminopeptidase is translated as MSALYPPIRENHHFYLKVDDVHEIYVEECGVADGLPVVFLHGGPGSGCESWHRQFFDPNRYRIILFDQRGCGRSKPHASLERNTTWDLVADMELIREQLGIDQWVLFGGSWGSTLALAYAESYPASVQGMILRGIFLCRKQDIDWFYQLGQGIERIYPDYWQDYLAPIPEAERSDMVAAYYRRLTGGNEIARMQAAKAWSTWEARCANLQQKETVLSHFTDPYTAMSVARIEAHYFINNGFLEPNQLLNNAHRIAHLPGSIIHGRYDMICPLEQALALHRAWLNADFHVIPESGHAASEALIQQALVQATDALVDYLA
- a CDS encoding 3-hydroxyacyl-CoA dehydrogenase NAD-binding domain-containing protein; protein product: MDIRKVAVIGAGVMGAGIAAHIANAGTPVMLLDIVPEGATDRSQIAKTALDKLLKADPAPFMHKKNAHLVTPGNIEDDLPQLAECDWIIEAIVERLAIKQDLYRKLATVRKADAIISSNTSSIPLHELVAGLPEDFAAHFMITHFFNPPRYMRLLEIVTSPQTDQDAARKIREYADLKLGKGVVDCKDTPGFIANRIGIFWIQTAIQEAIDMGLTVEEADAVVGRPMGIPKTGVFGLSDLVGIDLMPHLMRSMNRSLPAGDALLEKATIPPLIQKMIDEGYTGRKGKGGFYRFNTAGGGKVKASIDLQTGEYSPTQPAKLASVKAAKEGGLQALVSHSDKGGQYAWRVLSQTLRYAAALVPEIADDICAVNTAMKLGYNWKFGPFELIDQLGAEDFAKRLAADAVPPIPSPSPARGEGSEEVRGDSVLSPPPLAGGGLGRGGIPPLLEKARAHGFYRHDAGETLYLQPDGSYIPLQRPPGVLLLADLKRHAEPLLENDAASLWDIGDGVACLEFHSKMNSLDPLILEMIEESVEFIPQNHQALVIYNEGSNFSAGANLGLLMFAAKLGGWDEVDKMVSGGQQAYKKLKYAPFPVVGAPFGLALGGGCEILLHCDALQAHAETYVGLVETGVGLIPGWGGCKEMLHRWSNNPRMPRGPLPPVLKCFEIISVATVAKSAFEAKDYLFLRPTDGITMNRDRLLADAKARALSMIEGYQPPVPPIFHLPGATAKVAMEMAVNDFLAQGKTTPYDAVIAEALATVLSGGDTDMTETLSEDDLLALEYAQFTQLVRKPETLARVSHMLETGKPLRN
- a CDS encoding thiolase family protein, whose amino-acid sequence is MKSVVIAGYARTPFTLGFKGAFAKVRPDDLATAAVTGLLAKTGVDGAEIEDLILGCAFPEGEQGFNMARLVVLMAGLPQAVGGVTVNRFCGSSMQAIHQAAGAIQMNAGNAFICAGVESMTRIPMTGFNPSPNPHLYEKLPAAYISMGQTAENVAKQYAIPRAEQEAFAVASQQKAAAAQRDGKLADEIIMVGAVKQDGCLRPDTTTAILAGLKPAFDANGTVTAGTASPLTDGASATLVCSEEFATAHGLPILARIRSIAISGCAPETMGLGPIVSSQKALQRARLSVADLDIIELNEAFASQSIACIRDLGLDESKVNLDGGAIALGHPLGATGARITGKAASLLKREGKQFALATQCIGGGQGIATILEAV
- the dtd gene encoding D-aminoacyl-tRNA deacylase, whose protein sequence is MIGLIQRVSGAQVAVDGVTVGQIGRGIMLLLGVEKADTPTQAERLLERVLGYRIFPDALGKMNLSLREIGGELLIVPQFTLPADTRKGMRPSFTPAAPPDQGAVLFAYFADKARQQLADHVQTGVFAADMQVSLTNDGPVTFWLQI
- a CDS encoding HAD-IIIC family phosphatase, translating into MSSTIKRMEGQPTLFTARPTRLSLQQLNFGEDQQRAVRVNVWRNHALESIASLAQPYFAFGRWQVTFNFGDYDDSLMFAGREQADIELLWLDSSRYLANTDFTSWREWLLTRLGVLRAATTAPIIVATWLQSDEQHQQMQALVDTLPDIYFADIGSVCAAAGVDLLDMRIAVATGSPVSNAAQPLLARKLACHWLPAALSPPIKALALDLDNTLHKGILGEDGIQGVELTPQHKALQESVKALQQKGIFLALVSRNERVDVEDLFAQREDFPLKWDDFAATEISWGDKASAIARVAQALRIAPDAVLFVDDNIGELAAVTSQLPQVHAIHAHENAELTRRAVEFYPALWRWKVTADDVKRNQDMKANALRESLMTEVTDHEEYLRNLQVTLVFNHSPQEHLSRLADLCKKTNQFNLAMRRFSLSELTERHQNENSCVACVQLKDRLSDSGIIAVVVAERHGDLLIIEELCISCRALGRQLEDTIVLWTIRNLPQFQSCEQVCFRVQHGPRNQPAVTWLAGHLQVAPDTVQEGLNGIPRHALEQFTPVQSVQLIEE
- a CDS encoding polyphosphate kinase 2 family protein — its product is MFQFPMDYQVSFDGRFDLSTAPTRPPKDVPDDKILEERLQKLVERMDELQQRFYAHDKHSLLLIFQAMDAAGKDGTIRAVTRGVNPAGCQVFSFKQPSAEELDHDFLWRTSKCLPERGRIGIFNRSYYEEVLVVRVHPEYLEGQNLPAEVNRDTLWQDRLESIRDHERHLARNGTVILKFWLNISRGEQKKRFLKRLDKADKNWKFSPGDVRERQYWAAYMQAYEQALRETSRQHAPWYAIPADNKDFMRVTVAEIIVKTLEALQMDYPQPNEADRARFEECRQLLVNEGE